The following are from one region of the Arachis duranensis cultivar V14167 chromosome 10, aradu.V14167.gnm2.J7QH, whole genome shotgun sequence genome:
- the LOC107471902 gene encoding cleavage stimulation factor subunit 77 — MEKPSGGADKYNVEAAEILANEAQHLPIAEATPIYEQLLLLFPTSAKFWRQYVEAHMAVNNDEAVKQIFSRCLLNCLQIPLWRCYIRFIRKVNDKKGMEGQEETRKAFDFMLNYVGADIASGPVWMEYISFLKSLPAINAQEESHRMTAVRKVYQKAIVTPTHHIEQLWKDYENFENSVSRQLAKGLISEYQPKYNSARAVYRERKKYVDEIDWNMLAVPPSGSCKEEMQWIAWKKLLSFEKGNPQRIDAASSNKRVYIYILRGECLMYMYHYPDVWYDYATWHAKGGSIDTAIKVFQRSLKALPDSEMLRYAYAELEESRGAIQAAKKIYESILGDGVNATSLAHIQFIRFLRRTEGVEAARKYFLDARKSPSCTYHVYVAYATMAFCLDKDPKMAHNVFEAGLKRFMHEPVYILEYADFLTRLNDDQNIRALFERALSTLKPEESVEIWKKFTQFEQTYGDLASMLKVEQRRKEALFGAGEDGTAASESNLQDVVSRYSYMDLWPCTSNDLDHLSRQEWLSKSLNNKLEKSALPNGMARLDKASTQSVSSTSTKVVYPDTSKMVVYDPKHNPAAGAGTNAFDEILKAAPPALVAFLANLPAVEGPTPNVDIVLSICLQSDQLPGQSGKGGNPTPLQSGKAGIPAQLPSGPATSELSGSSKPHPVPSGLSLKPTSNRNYGKRKEFDRQEDDDTTTVQSQPLPRDAFRIRQYQKARASSTSQTGSVSYGSGFSGDLSGSTG; from the exons ATG GAAAAACCCAGTGGAGGTGCTGATAAGTATAATGTTGAAGCCGCGGAAATTTTGGCAAACGAGGCCCAG CATTTGCCTATTGCGGAGGCCACACCCATATACGAGCAGCTTCTACTGTTGTTTCCAACATCT GCTAAGTTTTGGAGGCAGTATGTGGAGGCACATATGGCTGTAAATAATGACGAAGCTGTCAAGCAAATTTTTAGTCGGTGTTTGTTGAATTGCCTTCAGATTCCTCTCTG GCGCTGTTACATTAGATTCATTAGAAAGGTCAATGACAAGAAGGGCATGGAAGGTcaagaagaaacaagaaaagcattTGATTTTATGCTAAATTATGTTG GAGCTGACATAGCATCTGGCCCTGTGTGGATGGAGTATATATCTTTCCTGAAGTCCTTGCCG GCTATAAATGCTCAAGAAGAATCACATCGGATGACTGCTGTGAGGAAAGTCTATCAGAAAGCTATTGTCACTCCTACCCATCACATCGAACAACTTTGGAAAGattatgaaaattttgaaaattctgTTAGCCGTCAGTTG GCTAAAGGTCTGATATCTGAATATCAACCAAAATACAATAGTGCCAGAGCAGTTTACAGAGAGCGGAAGAAGTATGTTGATGAAATTGATTGGAATATGCTTGCTGTACCACCAAGTGGATCATGCAAG GAAGAAATGCAGTGGATCGCATGGAAGAAGCTGTTATCCTTTGAAAA AGGAAATCCACAGAGAATAGATGCTGCATCCTCCAACAAacgagtatatatatatatattgagagGAGAG TGTCTGATGTATATGTACCATTATCCTGATGTATGGTATGACTATGCTACTTGGCATGCAAAAGGTGGTTCAATAGACACTGCAATCAAAGTATTTCAGAGGTCACTGAAGGCTCTTCCTG ATTCAGAAATGCTACGATATGCTTACGCGGAGTTGGAGGAGTCACGTGGAGCAATTCAG GCAGCAAAGAAAATCTATGAAAGCATTTTGGGAGATGGTGTAAATGCAACATCGCTTGCACATATTCAA TTCATTCGTTTTCTACGAAGAACCGAAGGTGTTGAAGCAGCCCGGAAGTACTTTCTGGATGCACGCAAATCTCCAAGTTGCACATATCATGTTTATGTTGCTTATGCTACAATGGCCTTTTGTCTTGACAAAGACCCAAAG ATGGCACATAATGTTTTTGAAGCTGGACTAAAACGCTTTATGCATGAGCCTGTTTACATTCTTGA ATATGCTGATTTCTTGACACGTTTGAATGATGACCAAAATATACGAGCTTTATTTGAGAGGGCATTAAGTACACTTAAACCTGAGGAATCGGTTGAG ATTTGGAAAAAGTTCACTCAGTTTGAGCAAACTTACGGGGATCTTGCTAGCATGCTGAAG GTTGagcaaagaagaaaagaagcacTTTTTGGAGCAGGTGAAGATGGAACAGCAGCGTCAGAGAGTAATTTGCAAGATGTTGTGTCACGATACAGTTACATGGATCTGTGGCCGTGCACCTCTAATGATCTTGATCATTTATCTCGGCAAGAG TGGCTTTCCAAAAGTTTAAATAACAAATTGGAGAAGTCTGCTCTACCTAATGGAATGGCTCGTTTAg ATAAAGCATCTACACAAAGCGTCTCATCTACCTCAACAAAGGTTGTTTATCCTGATACTTCAAAGATGGTAGTATATGATCCGAAGCATAATCCTG CAGCAGGTGCTGGAACAAATGCGTTTGATGAAATTCTGAAAGCTGCACCCCCTGCTTTGGTTGCATTCTTAGCTAACCTACCTGCTGTTGagg GCCCAACGCCAAATGTGGATATTGTGCTCTCAATTTGCTTGCAGAGTGACCAGTTACCAGGACAAAGTGGAAAAGGTGGGAATCCAACACCATTGCAAAGTGGTAAAGCAGGGATTCCAGCACAATTGCCATCTGGTCCTGCTACAAGCGAACTTTCTGGTTCAAGCAAGCCTCACCCAGTTCCAAGTGGCTTATCTTTGAAGCCAACCAGTAATCGAAATTATGGGAAGCGGAAAGAATTTGACA GACAAGAGGATGATGATACCACGACTGTCCAGAGCCAGCCATTACCTCGAGATGCTTTTCGGATACGACAGTATCAGAAAGCCCGAGCTAGCAGTACTTCACAAACAGGATCGGTTTCATATGGAAGTGGGTTTTCTGGCGATTTATCCGGTAGCACTGGTTGA
- the LOC107471973 gene encoding uncharacterized protein LOC107471973 gives MQSNSLKDYLKRYQSNTEDEKKSKKKKKQKQKSQPKPSGLLVVDEDPTWQKPVDLGEENDEKSSDEEKPIVDEDIEVKRMKRLEQLRARRPYHAISEDGSGWISLSSQPVDPSNVNDDMSPPRKQRVRNDTPSPARQPRSLDPDLEDADLSPPRQPRRGHHNLSPDISPPRRSQRQIYDDKNKNYKTSDLQDISPPRGRRHDSPMKDPSHGYEESDLSPPRKRQKDVARGSLAGRSHRHSPSLSENVSHPTLSPDLSPPRKHQKSNAAPVSDRKTGLISGKDIREEIDKKKKDDLMRFKMMDPSISGRGAEPVYRDKVKGVRISKEEYVKSKQKVEEKPKEKEIEWGKGLAQKREAEARMKELETEKDKPFSRSRDDPELDNMLKDRLRWGDPMAHLVKKKYPEPVLPDLGEGEKMKESGFVVPQDIPDHSWLKRGLDAAPNRYGIRPGRHWDGVDRSNGFEKEMFKRSNERQARDREAYLWSVSDM, from the exons ATGCAGTCCAACTCACTGAAGGATTATTTGAAAAGGTATCAAAGTAACACTGAAGAtgagaagaaaagtaaaaagaagaagaagcagaagcagaaaaGTCAGCCAAAACCTAGTGGCTTGTTAGTTGTGGATGAAGATCCCACCTGGCAGAAACCCGTAGATCTCGGGGAAGAAAATGATGAGAAATCGTCTG ATGAGGAGAAGCCAATTGTTGATGAAGACATTGAAGTGAAGCGTATGAAGAGGCTTGAGCAGTTGAGGGCTAGACGTCCTTATCATGCTATATCTGAGGATGGAAGTGGTTGGATTTCACTTTCTTCTCAGCCTGTTGATCCTTCTAATGTAAACGATGATATGTCTCCACCCCGTAAACAAAGGGTTCGAAATGACACTCCTTCACCTGCACGTCAGCCAAGGTCATTGGATCCAGATCTTGAAGATGCTGATTTATCACCTCCACGACAGCCTCGCAGAGGTCATCATAACCTGAGTCCTGACATTTCTCCCCCTCGCCGTTCTCAGCGCCAAATATATGATGACAAAAATAAGAATTATAAGACTTCTGATTTGCAAGATATTTCTCCACCTCGTGGTCGTCGTCATGATTCTCCAATGAAAGACCCTTCGCATGGATATGAGGAATCAGACCTTTCACCCCCAAGGAAACGGCAGAAGGATGTTGCAAGAGGGAGTTTGGCTGGTCGTTCTCACCGTCATTCACCTAGCCTTTCTGAAAATGTTTCACATCCAACTTTGTCTCCAGACTTATCTCCACCACGGAAACACCAAAAGTCCAATGCAGCACCTGTCAGTGACAGAAAAACAGGTTTGATTTCTGGTAAAGATATCAGAGAAGAGATTGacaaaaagaagaaggatgatTTGATGAG ATTTAAAATGATGGATCCTTCAATCAGTGGGCGTGGTGCTGAACCAGTATATCGTGATAAAGTAAAAG GAGTACGCATTTCCAAGGAAGAATACGTGAAGTCAAAACAGAAAGTAGAAGAAAAGCCAAAG GAGAAGGAAATAGAATGGGGCAAGGGCTTGGCTCAGAAGAGGGAAGCTGAGGCTAGGATGAAGGAACTAGAAACCGAGAAGGACAAGCCTTTTTCACGCAGCAG GGACGATCCAGAACTTGACAACATGCTCAAGGATAGATTAAGATGGGGTGATCCTATGGCACATTTGGTAAAGAAAAAATATCCAGAGCCTGTTCTTCCGGATTTGGGAGAAGGTGAGAAGATGAAAGAATCAGGTTTTGTTGTTCCGCAAGATATTCCAGATCACAGCTGGTTGAAAAGAGGTTTAGATGCTGCACCAAATCGCTATGGGATAAGGCCGGGACGACATTGGGATGGAGTTGATCGTAGTAATG GTTTTGAGAAGGAAATGTTCAAGAGATCAAATGAGAGGCAAGCTCGAGATAGAGAAGCATATCTTTGGTCTGTCTCTGATATGTGA
- the LOC107471612 gene encoding probable arabinosyltransferase ARAD1 — translation MIEKNVSSINVIVSRKSLLLLFTMTSTLFLMSWFFVLGSTSQPQSIDIELIPNSRRFSNNNNDYATWTPEKYVEPSVGNRAILVNSKDASSSSSQDSYDEGKCNKNNEEVVIKIFMYDLPSKFHFGLLDWKEKNSVWPDIRGAIPGYPGGLNLQHSIEFWLTLDLLASEIPNAPKASSAVRVHNSSEADIIFVPFFSSLSYNRYSKINQHGQKSRNKVLQEELVEYLAGQELWKRSGGKDHLILAHHPNSMLDARVKLWPATFILSDFGRYPPNIANVDKDVIAPYKHVINSYVNDTSTFDSRPTLLYFQGAIYRKDGGVARQELFYLLKDEKDVHFSFGSVQKDGIQKATQGMRSSKFCLNIAGDTPSSNRLFDAIASHCVPVIISDAIELPYEDVLDYSDFCLFVPTRDAIQGNYLINLIRNVTKDEWTRMWNGLKEVEAFFEFQFPSKEGDAVQMIWQAVARRVPAVRLKMNKSKRFSRCPSTTTSDIVEKSIHVPSNFW, via the exons ATGATTGAGAAAAATGTGTCCTCAATTAATGTCATTGTTTCTAGAAAGTCATTACTTTTGTTATTCACAATGACATCAACCTTATTTCTAATGtcttggttctttgttttgGGTTCCACAAGTCAACCTCAATCCATTGACATCGAGTTAATACCCAATTCGAGACGTTTCTCGAATAATAACAACGACTATGCTACGTGGACACCAGAAAAATATGTCGAGCCCTCGGTCGGAAACCGGGCAATCCTTGTGAATAGTAAAgatgcatcatcatcatcatcacaagATTCATATGATGAAGGTAAATGCAACAAAAATAATGAGGAAGTTGTTATCAAGATTTTCATGTATGATTTACCATCAAAGTTCCACTTTGGACTCTTGGATTGGAAAGAGAAGAATAGTGTTTGGCCTGATATTAGAGGAGCAATACCTGGTTACCCAGGAGGATTGAATTTGCAACATAGTATAGAGTTTTGGCTGACATTGGATCTACTAGCTTCGGAAATTCCTAATGCTCCAAAGGCTAGTTCTGCTGTTCGAGTTCATAATTCAAGTGAAGCTGATATCATATTTGTGCCCTTCTTTTCATCTCTAAGCTATAATCGCTACTCCAAGATCAATCAACATGGACAAAAGAGTAGGAATAag gtACTACAAGAAGAGCTAGTGGAGTATCTGGCAGGGCAAGAACTTTGGAAGAGATCAGGGGGAAAAGATCATTTGATTTTGGCCCACCATCCCAATAGTATGTTGGATGCAAGAGTGAAATTGTGGCCTGCAACTTTCATACTTTCAGATTTTGGAAGATATCCTCCAAACATAGCCAATGTTGACAAGGATGTCATTGCACCCTATAAACATGTTATCAATTCCTATGTCAATGATACTTCCACCTTTGATTCTCGTCCAACGTTACTCTATTTTCAAGGAGCAATATATAGAAAAGAT GGAGGCGTTGCACGGCAAGAGCTATTTTATCTCTTAAAAGATGAAAAGGACGTACACTTCTCATTTGGAAGCGTTCAGAAAGATGGAATTCAGAAAGCCACCCAAGGCATGAGATCTTCAAAGTTTTGCCTCAACATCGCCGGCGACACTCCTTCCTCCAACCGCTTGTTCGACGCCATTGCCAGCCACTGTGTCCCCGTCATCATCAGCGACGCAATCGAGCTCCCATACGAGGATGTTCTCGACTACTCCGACTTTTGCTTGTTCGTTCCCACAAGAGATGCTATTCAGGGAAACTATCTCATAAATTTGATCAGGAATGTTACCAAAGATGAGTGGACCAGAATGTGGAACGGGTTGAAAGAAGTGGAAGCGTTCTTTGAGTTTCAGTTTCCATCAAAGGAGGGTGATGCTGTTCAAATGATTTGGCAAGCAGTTGCACGTAGAGTTCCTGCTGTAAGATTGAAGATGAACAAGTCTAAGAGATTTTCTCGCTGTCCTTCTACTACTACCTCTGATATAGTGGAAAAGTCCATACATGTACCAAGTAATTTTTGGTga
- the LOC107471763 gene encoding peroxidase 44-like, with protein MKITILIIITSCCVFPLVFANLRLGFYGVSCPKAEAIVRDVVQRHFNKDRSITAALLRMHFHDCFVRGCDASLLIDPTGNRSSEKDAVPNRTVRGYDIIDDAKSILERACPETVSCADIISLATRDAVALAGGPSYNVPTGRRDGLVSNPKEVRLPSPTLSVSEAMQSFGAKGFSLMEMVTLVGGGHSVGVAHCSMFRERLSSFRGGSVDPTMDPNLDARLVELCGSSNRPATNDPTVFLDLNTPFAFDNRFYNQILERRGILHFDQQLAMDESSRDMVSRFATDGDILFQDFANAMIKLSAVNVWLDNEGEIRRNCRAFN; from the exons ATGAAGATCACCatcctaataataataacctcCTGTTGTGTCTTCCCTTTAGTCTTTGCAAACCTAAGGCTTGGCTTCTATGGTGTCAGTTGTCCAAAAGCGGAGGCAATTGTTCGTGATGTTGTtcagaggcatttcaacaaagaCAGATCCATAACCGCCGCCTTGCTTCGCATGCACTTTCATGATTGTTTTGTTCGA GGTTGTGATGCGTCATTGCTAATAGATCCAACGGGGAACCGGTCATCGGAGAAAGATGCAGTGCCGAACCGAACCGTTCGAGGATACGACATCATTGACGACGCTAAGAGTATTTTGGAACGAGCTTGCCCTGAAACGGTGTCGTGTGCAGATATCATATCACTGGCGACGAGAGACGCAGTGGCTCTAGCCGGCGGACCAAGTTACAATGTCCCGACGGGAAGAAGAGACGGGTTAGTTTCGAACCCAAAAGAAGTGAGGCTTCCGTCGCCGACACTGTCGGTGTCGGAAGCTATGCAGTCGTTCGGCGCAAAGGGGTTTTCGCTGATGGAAATGGTGACGCTGGTGGGAGGAGGACACTCAGTTGGAGTGGCGCATTGTAGCATGTTTCGCGAGAGGCTTTCGAGCTTTCGAGGAGGAAGTGTTGATCCCACCATGGATCCTAATTTGGATGCAAGGTTGGTGGAGTTATGTGGATCGTCGAACCGGCCGGCCACGAACGATCCGACGGTGTTTTTGGACCTAAACACGCCGTTTGCGTTTGATAATAgattttataatcaaattcttGAGAGGAGAGGCATACTTCACTTCGATCAGCAGCTCGCTATGGACGAATCATCCAGAGACATGGTTTCGCGTTTTGCGACGGATGGTGATATCTTGTTTCAGGATTTTGCAAATGCGATGATAAAATTGTCTGCTGTTAATGTTTGGCTTGATAATGAAGGAGAGATTCGAAGGAATTGCAGGgcttttaattaa
- the LOC107471758 gene encoding peroxidase 44-like, whose translation IRGRIHKQKYHHTTHKMNSTTLIIITLFCVFPLVLGELRLGFYSLSCPRAEAIVRDVVQRRFNTDKSITAALLRMHFHDCFVRGCDASLLLDPTENRTSEKDAGLNQSVRGFDIIDEAKSALEQACPSTVSCADIISLATRDAVALAGGPSYNVGTGRRDGLVSDPREVKLPLPSMSVFEALHFFTARGFTLFEMVTLVGGGHSLGSTHCSNFRSRLSSFRGSLDPTMDPNMDAELGKVCGSAKQPATSDPSVYLDQITPLAFDNRFFNQILAKRGILNLDQQLALDPLSSHMVSGFAADGESLLQSFASAMIKMSSINVTLGNEGEIRRNCRAVNHPL comes from the exons ATAAGAGGAAGGATACATAAGCAGAAGTACCACCACACTACTCATAAGATGAACAGCACCaccttaataataataaccttgttttgtgtctttcccTTGGTCTTAGGAGAATTAAGGTTGGGATTCTATAGCTTGAGCTGTCCAAGAGCGGAGGCAATTGTTCGTGATGTTGTGCAAAGGCGTTTCAACACTGACAAATCCATAACCGCCGCCTTGCTTCGCATGCACTTTCACGATTGTTTTGTTAGA GGCTGTGATGCGTCCTTGCTACTCGATCCAACTGAAAACAGAACATCGGAGAAAGACGCAGGGCTAAACCAATCCGTACGAGGATTCGACATAATTGATGAGGCTAAAAGTGCTTTGGAACAAGCTTGTCCTTCAACAGTGTCATGTGCCGATATCATATCACTGGCAACGAGAGATGCGGTGGCTTTGGCGGGTGGACCAAGCTACAATGTGGGAACAGGAAGAAGGGACGGGCTTGTATCAGACCCAAGAGAAGTGAAACTTCCCTTACCATCAATGTCGGTGTTCGAGGCTCTGCATTTCTTCACCGCCAGGGGCTTTACACTCTTTGAAATGGTGACACTCGTCGGAGGAGGACATTCTCTTGGCTCCACCCATTGTAGCAATTTTCGCAGCAGACTTTCGAGCTTTCGAGGAAGCCTTGATCCCACCATGGATCCTAATATGGATGCAGAATTGGGGAAG GTATGTGGATCGGCAAAGCAGCCAGCAACAAGCGATCCAAGTGTGTATTTGGACCAAATCACGCCTTTGGCATTTGATAATCGCTTTTTCAACCAAATTCTTGCGAAAAGAGGCATACTTAACCTGGATCAACAGCTGGCTTTGGACCCATTATCAAGTCACATGGTGTCGGGTTTTGCGGCGGATGGTGAAAGCTTGTTACAAAGCTTTGCAAGTGCAATGATAAAAATGTCTTCCATTAATGTTACACTTGGAAATGAAGGAGAGATTCGAAGGAACTGTAGGGCTGTTAATCATCCTTTATAG
- the LOC107471907 gene encoding cyclic dof factor 3, with translation MSGAGNMSDNKDPGIMLFGMKIPLPEFQIPASSQMGCQIQANFAAMNSCSNLKKTEVETQSAQNSEQEKNTCGSSYSKQESKNTEEGNEESSNTDQERSFKKPEKILQCPRCNSLETKFCYFNNYNVNQPRHFCKNCQRYWTAGGTMRNVPVGAGRRKNKHLASQFRHIIVSEGTPAARLEPREDSSGNNGSVLKFGPDVPLCESMESMLSLRDQKPNVDAASSANSYFQNESLEQKCYSIPQFSWNPGWNNGGSPVPLTFPATMRGVPTISPPNIPLQFVPGSFWNRTQVWPSQTAAVSIGSNGCLSPSSSTTSNSCCSGNGSPTLGKHTRDSNVFIDDEKSEICVLVPKTLRIDGPNEASRKHLYESENGVSKKVEQKGQGKERVLGVSQILEANPAAVSRVHAFQESTQ, from the exons ATGAGTGGTGCTGGGAACATGTCTGATAATAAGGATCCGGGTATCATGCTCTTTGGCATGAAGATTCCTTTGCCGGAATTTCAGATTCCAGCCAGCTCTCAAATGGGTTGTCAAATTCAGGCAAACTTTGCAGCCATG aATTCTTGCAGCAACCTgaagaagacagaagtagaaactCAATCTGCTCAAAACtctgagcaagaaaagaataCTTGCGGATCAAGCTACAGCAAACAAGAATCCAAGAACACTGAGGAAGGAAATGAGGAGAGTAGTAACACAGATCAAGAAAGAAGTTTCAAGAAGCCAGAAAAGATTCTTCAGTGTCCACGCTGCAACAGCTTGGAGACAAAGTTTTGTTATTTCAACAACTACAATGTCAATCAACCGCGGCACTTCTGCAAGAACTGTCAAAGATATTGGACTGCTGGTGGCACGATGAGGAATGTTCCGGTCGGAGCCGGAAGGCGGAAGAATAAGCATCTGGCCTCTCAATTCAGACACATAATAGTATCGGAGGGAACTCCGGCCGCAAGGTTAGAACCAAGAGAAGATTCATCTGGTAACAATGGTTCTGTATTGAAATTTGGTCCAGATGTTCCTCTCTGTGAATCCATGGAGTCAATGCTTAGTCTTCGAGATCAGAAGCCAAATGTTGATGCAGCAAGCTCAGCGAATTCTTATTTTCAAAATGAATCGTTAGAACAAAAGTGTTACTCTATTCCTCAATTTTCTTGGAATCCGGGTTGGAATAATGGTGGTTCTCCGGTGCCTTTGACTTTTCCGGCAACGATGAGGGGAGTTCCAACCATTTCGCCACCGAATATTCCGTTGCAATTTGTTCCTGGAAGTTTCTGGAACAGAACACAAGTGTGGCCTTCACAAACCGCCGCAGTTTCAATAGGATCCAACGGTTGTCTTTCACCCTCTTCCTCTACTACAAGTAACAGTTGCTGCTCCGGCAATGGCTCTCCGACGCTCGGAAAACACACCAGAGATAGTAATGTCTTCATTGACGACGAGAAATCGGAGATATGTGTTTTGGTTCCAAAGACACTtagaattgatggcccaaatgAGGCTTCAAGAAAGCACTTGTATGAATCAGAAAATGGTGTTTCGAAAAAGGTCGAACAAAAAGGACAAGGCAAAGAGCGTGTATTAGGTGTGTCTCAAATCTTGGAAGCTAACCCTGCAGCAGTTTCTCGTGTTCATGCATTTCAAGAGAGCACACAATGA